In the Choloepus didactylus isolate mChoDid1 chromosome 5, mChoDid1.pri, whole genome shotgun sequence genome, one interval contains:
- the GPR22 gene encoding G-protein coupled receptor 22: protein MCFSPILEVNMQSESNITVRDDINDINTNMYQPLSYPLSFQVSLTGFLTLEIVLGLGSNLTVLVLYCMKSNLINSVSNIITMNLHVLDVIICVGCIPLTIVILLLSLESNTALICCFHEACVSFASVSTAINVFAITLDRYDISVKPANRILTMGRAIMLMISIWIFSFFSFLIPFIEVNFFSLQSGNTWENKTLLCVSTNEYYTELGMYYHLLVQIPIFFFTVMVMLITYTKILQALNIRIGTRFSTGQKKKARKKKTISLTTQHETTDVSQSSGGRNVVFGVRTSVSVIIALRRAVKRHRERRERQKRVFRMSLLIISTFLLCWTPISVLNTTILCLGPSDLLVKLRLCFLVMAYGTTIFHPLLYAFTRQKFQKVLKSKMKKRVVSIVEADPIPNNAIIHNSWIDPKRNKKITFEDSEIREKCLVPQVVTD from the coding sequence ATGTgcttttctcccattctggaaGTCAACATGCAGTCTGAATCTAACATTACAGTACGAGATGACATCAATGACATCAACACCAATATGTACCAACCACTATCATATCCATTAAGCTTTCAAGTGTCTCTCACAGGATTTCTTACATTAGAAATTGTGTTGGGACTCGGCAGCAACCTTACCGTTTTGGTACTTTACTGCATGAAATCCAACTTAATCAACTCTGTCAGTAACATTATTACAATGAATCTTCATGTACTTGATGTAATAATCTGCGTGGGATGTATTCCTCTAACTATAGTTATCCTTCTGCTTTCACTGGAAAGTAACACTGCTCTCATCTGCTGTTTCCACGAGGCTTGTGTATCTTTTGCAAGTGTCTCAACAGCAATCAACGTTTTTGCTATCACTTTGGATAGATACGACATCTCTGTAAAACCTGCAAACCGAATTCTGACTATGGGCAGAGCTATAATGTTAATGATATCCATatggattttttcatttttctctttcctgatcCCCTTTATTGAGGTAAATTTTTTCAGTCTTCAAAGTGGAAATACCTGGGAAAACAAGACACTTTTGTGTGTCAGTACAAATGAATACTATACTGAACTGGGAATGTATTATCATCTGCTAGTACAgattccaatatttttttttactgtcatGGTAATGTTAATCACATACACCAAAATACTGCAGGCTCTTAACATTCGAATAGGCACAAGATTTTCAACAGGGcagaagaagaaagcaagaaagaaaaagacaatttctCTAACCACACAGCATGAGACTACAGACGTGTCACAAAGCAGTGGAGGGAGAAATGTAGTGTTTGGTGTAAGAACTTCTGTTTCTGTAATAATTGCCCTCCGGCGAGCTGTGAAACGACACCGTGAGCGACGTGAAAGGCAAAAAAGAGTTTTCAGAATGTCTTTATTGATTATTTCTACCTTTCTTCTCTGCTGGACAccaatttctgttttaaatacCACCATTTTATGTTTAGGCCCAAGTGACCTTTTGGTAAAATTACGATTGTGTTTTCTAGTCATGGCTTATGGAACAACTATATTTCACCCTTTATTATATGCATTCACTAGACAAAAATTTCAAAAGGTcctgaaaagtaaaatgaaaaagcgAGTCGTTTCCATAGTGGAAGCTGATCCTATACCTAATAATGCTATAATACACAACTCTTGGATAGATCCTAAACGGAACAAAAAAATTACCTTTGAAGATAGTGAAATCAGAGAGAAATGTTTAGTACCTCAGGTAGTCACAGACTAG